In the genome of Criblamydia sequanensis CRIB-18, one region contains:
- the queA gene encoding tRNA preQ1(34) S-adenosylmethionine ribosyltransferase-isomerase QueA produces the protein MNPNQILDLDAYDFSLPDDLIAKSPMSPRDHSRLLVIDRKSGQMTERKFFQIKDFFSKGDCLVTNNTKVIPARLIGAKETGSKAECLLLKALSPFSWEALVKPGKKITEGTRLIFSEGFEALVTAVLPSGNRVLEFRCDSMSIPEAIKKYGKIPLPSYINEGEAKEEDRITYQTVYAKEEGSAAAPTAGLHFTQNLLDDINKQGADLLSVTLHVGVGTFRPVKEKDIRNHLMHSESYMISTETASKINESKGNLFAVGTTSLRAIESNASLNGKLTGGSFDTSIFIYPGFQFKRVNHLITNFHLPKSSLLMLVSAFAGYDLIREAYQKAIKDRFRFYSYGDAMLII, from the coding sequence ATGAATCCCAATCAAATTTTAGATTTAGATGCCTATGACTTTTCCCTGCCTGATGACTTAATCGCTAAAAGTCCCATGTCCCCAAGAGATCACTCCCGTCTTTTAGTCATCGATAGAAAATCAGGGCAAATGACAGAAAGAAAATTCTTCCAAATTAAAGATTTTTTTTCTAAAGGCGACTGTCTTGTCACAAACAATACAAAAGTCATTCCGGCAAGGCTAATCGGCGCTAAGGAAACAGGGTCTAAGGCCGAGTGTCTATTGCTTAAAGCCCTGTCCCCCTTTTCTTGGGAAGCGCTTGTCAAACCGGGAAAAAAAATCACCGAGGGAACCCGTTTAATTTTTAGCGAAGGATTCGAAGCTTTAGTTACAGCTGTCTTGCCTTCCGGAAATCGGGTCTTGGAATTTAGATGCGATTCCATGAGTATTCCAGAAGCAATAAAAAAATACGGAAAAATACCACTGCCCTCTTATATTAATGAAGGCGAAGCGAAAGAGGAAGACCGTATTACTTATCAAACTGTATACGCTAAAGAAGAAGGCTCAGCCGCTGCGCCAACTGCCGGACTTCACTTCACTCAAAACCTATTGGATGACATTAATAAACAAGGTGCCGATCTTCTATCTGTCACCCTTCATGTGGGGGTCGGTACCTTTAGACCTGTAAAAGAAAAAGACATCAGAAACCATCTCATGCATTCTGAGAGTTATATGATTTCAACTGAAACCGCCTCTAAAATAAATGAATCGAAAGGAAATCTTTTTGCAGTAGGAACAACCTCTTTGCGTGCTATCGAGTCTAATGCCTCCTTAAACGGGAAACTTACCGGGGGTTCTTTTGATACTTCTATTTTTATTTATCCCGGTTTTCAATTTAAGCGTGTGAATCATTTAATCACGAACTTTCATTTACCAAAATCTTCCCTTCTTATGCTGGTTTCAGCCTTCGCAGGTTACGATTTGATAAGGGAAGCCTACCAAAAAGCTATCAAAGATCGTTTTAGGTTTTATTCTTATGGCGATGCCATGCTGATCATTTAG
- a CDS encoding SpoIID/LytB domain-containing protein, producing MIARVILTLIALIPLSCSLEAGTLWDSVNSYFSKKIDTTPTLRILVAKERTALDMAIQGKFRIYDPKNGELLATRKLGRSGPIEATSAGIKWGEGFPGIHQLLIVPDHIGTTIALDGKEYQGSLYVYEIDGKLNAINRIGVEELLYSVLSQDFNEYTPQELLASLAIVARTNAYFLADNPKNPFWTLDAEQINYNGINRSLYNPAVEEAVRHTRYMVLSKKSSFDAVSSTFPAFWADASSKLAGSGKVGSKISISEAKPLADRGQTASQILAKAFPGTEIVLIQNTTY from the coding sequence ATGATTGCTAGGGTCATTCTTACCCTTATTGCCCTGATCCCGCTTTCATGTTCTTTAGAAGCAGGAACGCTATGGGATTCAGTAAACAGCTATTTTTCAAAAAAAATTGACACGACCCCTACTTTACGCATTTTAGTTGCGAAGGAAAGGACGGCTTTGGATATGGCAATCCAAGGAAAATTTCGAATTTACGACCCAAAAAACGGAGAGCTTTTAGCGACAAGAAAGCTTGGCAGGTCAGGGCCTATTGAAGCGACAAGTGCCGGCATCAAATGGGGAGAAGGGTTCCCGGGAATCCACCAGCTTCTTATCGTTCCGGATCACATCGGAACCACCATTGCTTTAGATGGGAAAGAATATCAGGGCAGCTTGTACGTCTATGAAATCGATGGAAAATTAAACGCCATTAATAGAATTGGCGTGGAAGAGTTATTGTATAGCGTCTTAAGCCAAGACTTCAATGAATATACGCCTCAGGAATTATTGGCCTCTCTTGCTATTGTCGCAAGAACGAATGCCTATTTTTTGGCTGATAACCCTAAAAATCCGTTTTGGACTTTAGATGCGGAACAAATAAATTATAACGGCATCAATCGTTCGCTTTATAATCCTGCGGTTGAAGAAGCGGTTCGACACACCCGTTATATGGTTTTATCTAAAAAAAGCTCATTTGATGCTGTTTCCAGCACCTTTCCGGCTTTTTGGGCGGATGCTTCCTCTAAACTTGCAGGAAGCGGGAAAGTTGGGTCTAAAATTTCAATAAGCGAAGCCAAACCCTTGGCGGACCGCGGCCAAACAGCCTCCCAAATTTTAGCAAAAGCTTTTCCTGGTACTGAAATCGTACTTATCCAGAATACGACCTACTAA
- the ruvB gene encoding Holliday junction branch migration DNA helicase RuvB, translated as MKQHPFIESTFTKKDTVFEVGLRPQHLNEFVGQELICERLNVMIGAARKRNETLGHCLFFGPPGLGKTTLATLLAKSMGTNLVSTSAPAIEKPGDLAGLLTTLEEGDVLFIDEIHRLNKAIEEYLYSAMEDFSIDILIDSGANARSVKLKLKPFTLACATTRQGMITAPLRSRFALTCRLDFYPIEALKKIILRTASLLNFDIDPQGLHEISSRSRGTPRIANNLLRWVRDFSEMKSDGCGKDTVVKALEMLTIDHLGLDEMDRKILQVIIEHYNGGPVGLKTVGIALGEDENTLEEVYEPYLILLGFLKRTPRGREATTKAYQHMNIIKKGEPDYDC; from the coding sequence ATGAAACAACACCCTTTTATAGAATCAACCTTCACTAAAAAAGACACCGTTTTTGAAGTCGGTCTAAGGCCCCAGCATTTAAATGAATTTGTGGGTCAGGAATTGATTTGCGAAAGGTTGAATGTGATGATTGGCGCTGCAAGAAAAAGAAATGAGACATTAGGCCACTGCTTATTTTTCGGCCCTCCCGGACTTGGCAAAACGACCCTTGCGACCCTTCTTGCAAAATCGATGGGTACAAATCTAGTCTCAACTTCAGCACCGGCCATTGAAAAACCAGGTGATTTGGCTGGCCTTCTGACAACTTTAGAGGAAGGCGATGTTCTCTTCATTGATGAGATTCATCGTTTGAATAAAGCCATTGAAGAATATTTGTATTCTGCCATGGAAGATTTTTCAATCGACATTTTGATTGACTCGGGCGCAAATGCAAGATCTGTAAAACTTAAACTTAAGCCCTTCACTTTAGCTTGCGCAACAACAAGACAAGGCATGATTACAGCTCCCCTACGCTCCAGATTTGCCCTCACTTGCAGACTAGACTTTTACCCAATCGAAGCCTTAAAGAAAATTATTTTAAGAACGGCGAGTCTTCTTAATTTTGACATCGACCCTCAAGGGCTTCACGAAATTTCTTCAAGGTCAAGAGGCACCCCGAGAATTGCCAATAACCTTCTTAGGTGGGTACGGGATTTTTCCGAGATGAAATCGGATGGATGCGGCAAAGATACCGTTGTAAAAGCCCTTGAAATGCTAACTATTGACCATCTTGGACTCGACGAAATGGATAGAAAAATTCTTCAAGTAATTATCGAGCACTATAATGGAGGCCCCGTCGGTTTAAAAACTGTCGGGATTGCCCTTGGAGAAGATGAAAACACTCTTGAAGAGGTTTATGAACCGTATTTAATCCTTCTTGGTTTTCTTAAAAGAACGCCAAGAGGCCGTGAAGCAACCACTAAAGCTTATCAACATATGAACATTATTAAAAAAGGAGAACCTGATTATGATTGCTAG
- a CDS encoding sodium-dependent transporter, which translates to MAVAGSAIGLANIWRFPYLVGKNGGAAFILVYIFFLALIGFPVLVAEIAIGRKTLLNPSGALRKLGGPLWSSGGKLMILTGFLVSSFYSVVAGWILGYFIEALQGNVSNFTSTIEAQNTFLSLIASPYWGLCFHFLFLLFCAAVLYLGVREGIEKGTKIMMPILFVVLILLVIKGISLDNSSDAITFLLSPDWSVLTKGAILAALGQAFFTLSLGQGTMITYGSYLSKKESIIKTCIPVILMDLVVSLLAAVAVFTIAFSVGIQPDSGPGLIFHTLPWVFSQLSGGYLIAVAFFLLVLLAAMTSEISALEPLIAYLCDEKGFSRHKAVMWAATGAFITGIPSALSYGILKNWTIDSMPILDFMDYLCSSILIPIGGLLAVAFVGWRWKVSNAIQEIKVGSLESFEKHRWLTPYFKISFQFGAPIFIILILMNALGLFG; encoded by the coding sequence ATGGCTGTGGCTGGGTCCGCTATCGGGCTTGCCAATATCTGGCGCTTCCCCTATCTCGTAGGAAAAAATGGCGGCGCGGCTTTTATTCTCGTTTATATTTTCTTTTTAGCATTAATTGGATTTCCTGTGCTAGTCGCAGAAATCGCAATCGGGAGAAAAACTCTTCTTAACCCAAGCGGCGCCCTTAGGAAACTCGGAGGTCCGCTTTGGAGCTCAGGGGGGAAACTCATGATTTTAACAGGGTTCTTAGTCAGCTCCTTCTATAGCGTCGTCGCGGGATGGATTCTTGGTTATTTTATTGAAGCTCTCCAGGGGAATGTTTCAAACTTTACTTCCACTATAGAGGCCCAAAACACCTTCCTCTCTCTTATTGCGTCGCCTTACTGGGGCCTTTGCTTTCATTTTCTGTTCCTTTTATTTTGTGCCGCGGTACTCTATTTAGGGGTAAGGGAAGGTATTGAAAAAGGCACAAAAATAATGATGCCGATTCTTTTTGTCGTCTTAATCCTCTTAGTTATTAAGGGAATCTCGCTTGATAATTCCTCTGATGCGATCACTTTCTTACTCTCCCCTGACTGGTCTGTTTTAACAAAAGGGGCCATACTTGCAGCCCTTGGACAAGCTTTTTTTACTTTAAGTTTGGGTCAGGGAACGATGATTACTTATGGTAGCTATCTCAGCAAAAAAGAAAGCATTATCAAGACTTGCATTCCGGTTATCCTCATGGATTTAGTCGTCTCTTTGCTTGCAGCTGTTGCGGTGTTCACAATCGCTTTTTCGGTCGGAATTCAACCCGATTCCGGACCCGGGCTTATTTTCCACACTCTGCCCTGGGTTTTTAGCCAGCTCTCAGGAGGATACCTTATTGCGGTTGCCTTTTTTCTGCTTGTATTATTAGCTGCCATGACCTCTGAGATCTCAGCTCTTGAGCCGCTTATTGCCTATCTCTGTGATGAAAAAGGCTTTTCTCGTCATAAAGCTGTAATGTGGGCGGCAACAGGGGCGTTTATAACAGGCATTCCTTCTGCCTTATCCTATGGGATCTTGAAGAATTGGACGATTGATTCAATGCCTATCCTTGATTTTATGGATTATCTTTGCAGCAGCATCCTGATTCCAATCGGCGGGCTTTTAGCTGTAGCATTTGTTGGATGGCGTTGGAAGGTCAGTAATGCCATTCAAGAGATAAAAGTCGGCTCTCTTGAGAGTTTTGAAAAGCATCGATGGCTCACCCCATATTTTAAAATTTCTTTTCAATTCGGAGCGCCTATCTTTATTATTCTTATCCTAATGAATGCCTTAGGTTTATTCGGATAA
- a CDS encoding SycD/LcrH family type III secretion system chaperone, translating to MDKVLSEIDSDKLPLDLKKVLEDFDPETADLKNLRAIDDSLVESLYSFAFGFYEAGKYQEALNFFILLTAVRRKDGRFWKGLGATFQLLKRYPEAVDAYSMAAFMDEKEQDPYTHFHAAECLYSMNEFKRAIQALKSVKALTKGKEKYYALNKRVDVLGKMWKKLNII from the coding sequence ATGGATAAAGTTCTTTCAGAAATCGATAGTGATAAATTGCCTTTAGATTTAAAAAAGGTGTTGGAAGATTTTGATCCTGAAACAGCCGATTTAAAGAACTTAAGGGCAATTGATGACAGTCTGGTCGAGTCCCTTTATAGCTTCGCCTTTGGATTTTATGAGGCAGGGAAGTATCAGGAAGCCCTTAACTTTTTTATTTTATTGACGGCGGTCAGAAGAAAAGACGGACGATTCTGGAAAGGCCTTGGAGCCACTTTTCAACTTTTAAAACGCTATCCTGAAGCTGTCGATGCCTATAGCATGGCGGCTTTCATGGATGAAAAAGAACAAGACCCGTATACTCACTTCCATGCGGCCGAATGTCTTTATTCGATGAATGAGTTTAAAAGAGCAATCCAAGCTTTAAAAAGTGTTAAAGCCTTGACAAAAGGCAAAGAAAAATACTACGCCCTAAATAAAAGAGTCGATGTTTTAGGGAAAATGTGGAAAAAGCTTAATATAATTTAA
- a CDS encoding SAM-dependent methyltransferase, with translation MNSRDSKTENGSLILTRLRFSFFQSIEFFKAFSLYTNTQFAKADLSLRLMYLFNNPFSISKRFLEQRKNEDIYAYGETPLKTLELILSKVKITKEDHFFDLGSGRGRVAFFINAFTDAKVTAIEFIPEFVDRAKRIQQKLRIQKLSFINEDLMESDLSSGTIFYLYGSSYPDDFLNKLAEKLSHLKAGVRVISVSFPITEYLRDKKLFEVINCFPSEFPWGESTVYVAIKKK, from the coding sequence ATGAATTCAAGAGATTCTAAAACTGAAAATGGAAGTTTAATCTTGACACGCCTTCGCTTTTCTTTTTTCCAAAGCATAGAATTCTTTAAAGCTTTTTCTCTCTACACAAACACACAATTTGCAAAAGCCGATCTCTCCTTAAGACTGATGTATCTTTTTAATAACCCCTTTAGCATTAGCAAACGCTTTTTAGAACAAAGGAAGAATGAAGATATTTACGCCTATGGAGAAACCCCTTTAAAGACTTTAGAGCTTATTTTAAGCAAAGTAAAAATCACAAAAGAGGATCATTTTTTTGATCTGGGGTCCGGAAGAGGGCGTGTGGCTTTTTTTATAAATGCTTTTACGGATGCAAAAGTTACTGCTATCGAATTTATCCCTGAATTTGTCGATCGGGCGAAAAGAATTCAGCAAAAGTTAAGGATCCAAAAGCTTTCTTTCATAAATGAAGACTTAATGGAATCCGACTTGAGCTCCGGCACTATTTTTTATTTATACGGATCTAGCTACCCGGATGATTTTCTGAATAAACTTGCTGAGAAGCTTTCCCATTTAAAAGCCGGAGTCCGCGTGATTTCAGTGAGTTTTCCAATCACTGAATACCTAAGGGATAAAAAGCTTTTTGAAGTAATCAATTGCTTTCCCTCTGAATTCCCGTGGGGCGAAAGCACAGTTTATGTAGCAATTAAGAAGAAATAG
- the mgtE gene encoding magnesium transporter, with product MEPLKNSKNKKDLEIERQTTAPESLDFFTTRMDDALEEQIASALHHDTKEVILDKVAKIARFNDPVDLAHIATRLPHQGRIVIYDNLPDLDAKVIFMINTSNSTRTTIFRQISDVEIKELLEKMPPDEAVWMLDDMSDRRMKRVLELFDPKKAKQIQELQKHDRESAGRLMTNEFFSFHLDTTVGEVSNAIRDNPGIELTRRIFVFNNNQEIIGYVSARSLIVSPPYMPIRQIMRPLHHMVRVDASRDEVVDIVERYKISALPVVDENGRMVGVITYEDVVEALEDIADKTIANIGGTREDVTEHDPLFLRMIWRAPWLLVTLCAGLITSSAMIHFERAPWFQYMSFFVPLIAGMSGNVGLQCSTTLVRSMALGELSYKSRRGAIGREISIGLLTGTAFGVLSGLVVFMLYHIGFQPANQDDFRIGITVACGLFTACVSATLLGTFSPFIFDKYNIDPAVASGPIVTAFNDVLSSQMFFLVASTLYIFLS from the coding sequence ATGGAACCCTTAAAAAATTCAAAAAATAAAAAGGATCTGGAGATTGAAAGACAAACCACGGCTCCCGAGAGCTTAGATTTTTTTACCACTCGGATGGACGATGCTCTTGAGGAACAAATCGCAAGCGCTCTTCACCATGATACGAAAGAGGTCATTCTTGATAAGGTTGCGAAGATCGCACGCTTTAATGACCCCGTGGATTTAGCCCATATTGCCACAAGGCTTCCCCATCAAGGAAGAATTGTTATATATGACAACTTGCCTGATCTTGATGCTAAAGTCATCTTTATGATCAACACCTCAAATTCGACAAGAACCACCATCTTCCGTCAGATTTCTGATGTCGAAATCAAAGAATTGCTTGAAAAGATGCCCCCTGATGAAGCTGTTTGGATGCTAGATGACATGTCCGACAGGCGCATGAAGAGGGTTCTTGAACTTTTTGACCCCAAAAAAGCCAAGCAAATTCAAGAATTGCAAAAGCATGATCGGGAAAGCGCCGGAAGGCTGATGACCAATGAGTTTTTCTCTTTTCATTTAGATACCACAGTTGGTGAAGTATCAAACGCCATCCGCGATAACCCCGGGATTGAGCTGACTCGAAGAATTTTTGTATTCAACAATAATCAGGAAATCATCGGTTATGTCTCAGCAAGAAGTCTAATTGTCAGCCCACCTTATATGCCGATTAGACAAATCATGCGGCCGCTTCACCATATGGTCCGGGTTGATGCTTCAAGGGATGAGGTCGTCGATATCGTCGAACGCTACAAAATTTCAGCGCTTCCCGTTGTCGATGAAAACGGGCGCATGGTGGGGGTCATCACCTATGAAGATGTCGTTGAGGCTCTAGAGGATATCGCAGATAAGACTATTGCGAATATCGGGGGTACAAGAGAGGATGTCACAGAACACGACCCTCTTTTTCTAAGAATGATCTGGAGAGCGCCTTGGCTTCTTGTTACGCTTTGCGCAGGGCTTATCACCTCCTCTGCCATGATTCACTTTGAAAGAGCCCCCTGGTTTCAATATATGTCTTTTTTCGTCCCCTTGATTGCCGGGATGAGCGGTAATGTGGGACTGCAATGCAGTACCACCCTCGTTAGAAGTATGGCTTTAGGAGAGCTTTCCTATAAGAGCCGAAGAGGAGCGATCGGACGGGAAATCAGTATAGGCCTCTTAACGGGAACAGCTTTCGGAGTCCTTTCAGGCCTTGTGGTTTTCATGCTCTACCACATTGGTTTTCAACCTGCAAATCAAGACGATTTTAGAATCGGGATTACTGTAGCCTGCGGGTTATTCACAGCTTGTGTGAGCGCAACCCTTCTTGGCACCTTCTCACCCTTTATTTTTGATAAATATAACATTGATCCCGCGGTGGCTTCAGGTCCTATTGTGACAGCTTTTAATGACGTTCTATCCTCGCAAATGTTTTTCTTGGTCGCAAGCACGCTCTACATCTTTCTTTCATAA
- the lepB gene encoding signal peptidase I — translation MFSKTYSLGKSHRILRNNYSLYKQKGKKLSKPLLEEFENLLQELDKACLEKNRQKASDLAKHVEKFSSEHLKKSIFDFTKELVFALLFALALATLIRQSWFEIYEIPTGSMRPTFKEKDDVTASKTAFGINIPLKTEHFYFNPDLIQRTGIVIFSGDGVDLPDTDTKYFGIFPYKKRYTKRLVGKPGDSIYFYGGKLYGVDKEGNKITELLDSPWMQKLDHIPFIQFEGKIASNKTSEIYFLHMNIPMARLTSNMGKGIKGEVFDGQKWVQDTPKREKHDRIESYFDIFGLGNYAMARLVSKDELPKNEETSKLQDAPLYLELNHHPSLTFPRLNLQGRDAEYGVLLNPEKSFIPLNQEHLKRILENMYTARFVIKDGFAKRYSEEDSSFRETSPRFPNMPDGTYEFYYGIAYKIGMGAIASKLGKESPLYDESPQNIQKLFNLGINFNREFDPKRAGPRLFPHRYAYFRDGDLYLMGAPIVKKDDKILKDFIAKEESKSKSSSSARPYIPFVDAGAPIKEDGQLDVEFIRRFGVTVPDNKYLLLGDNHAMSSDSRFFGFVHENNLQGVPSVLIWPTGERWGFPPQKPYYFFSLPRLIIWGIAALIGLLFYLWHRSRLNKPYFIKINFK, via the coding sequence ATGTTTTCGAAAACGTATAGCCTTGGAAAATCTCATAGAATCCTAAGAAATAATTATTCCTTGTATAAGCAGAAAGGTAAAAAGTTATCGAAACCTCTTTTAGAAGAATTTGAAAATTTACTCCAAGAGCTCGATAAGGCATGCCTTGAAAAAAATAGGCAAAAAGCAAGCGATCTTGCAAAGCACGTCGAAAAATTTTCAAGCGAACACTTGAAAAAGTCCATTTTCGATTTTACAAAGGAGCTTGTTTTTGCACTTCTATTTGCACTAGCTCTTGCAACCCTTATCCGGCAATCCTGGTTTGAAATCTACGAAATCCCAACCGGTTCCATGCGTCCTACTTTCAAAGAAAAAGATGATGTCACAGCCTCAAAAACAGCTTTTGGCATTAATATCCCTTTGAAAACCGAGCATTTTTATTTCAACCCGGATCTTATTCAAAGGACCGGTATCGTCATTTTTTCGGGCGACGGAGTTGATTTACCAGACACTGATACCAAGTATTTTGGCATTTTCCCTTATAAAAAAAGATACACTAAACGCCTCGTTGGAAAACCGGGTGACTCCATCTATTTTTATGGAGGCAAGCTTTATGGGGTTGATAAAGAAGGGAATAAAATTACGGAACTTCTAGACAGTCCGTGGATGCAAAAGTTAGATCACATTCCTTTCATCCAATTTGAAGGAAAAATCGCAAGCAATAAAACGAGCGAGATCTACTTTCTACATATGAATATCCCGATGGCGAGACTGACATCCAATATGGGGAAAGGAATAAAAGGAGAGGTTTTTGATGGTCAAAAATGGGTTCAGGATACCCCTAAAAGAGAAAAGCATGATAGAATCGAAAGCTATTTCGATATTTTTGGATTAGGAAATTATGCGATGGCAAGGCTTGTCTCAAAAGACGAATTGCCAAAAAATGAAGAAACCTCAAAACTTCAAGACGCTCCCCTCTATTTAGAGTTAAACCATCACCCAAGTCTGACTTTTCCAAGGCTGAACCTGCAAGGAAGAGATGCCGAATACGGAGTACTGCTAAACCCTGAAAAAAGCTTTATTCCTTTAAATCAAGAGCATCTTAAGCGCATTTTAGAAAATATGTATACCGCAAGGTTTGTCATCAAGGATGGCTTTGCAAAGCGCTATAGCGAAGAAGATAGCTCCTTTCGGGAGACAAGCCCAAGATTTCCTAACATGCCGGACGGCACCTATGAATTTTACTATGGGATTGCTTATAAAATTGGAATGGGCGCTATCGCCTCAAAACTTGGAAAAGAATCGCCGCTTTACGACGAATCCCCTCAAAACATTCAAAAGCTCTTCAACCTTGGGATTAACTTTAACCGCGAATTCGACCCGAAAAGAGCGGGACCCAGGCTTTTTCCTCATAGGTACGCTTATTTCAGGGACGGCGATCTTTATTTAATGGGCGCGCCGATTGTTAAAAAAGACGATAAAATTCTCAAAGACTTTATTGCCAAGGAAGAATCCAAAAGTAAATCCTCGTCTTCAGCAAGACCCTATATTCCTTTTGTAGATGCAGGGGCTCCAATTAAAGAAGACGGTCAGCTTGATGTGGAATTTATAAGACGTTTTGGCGTTACCGTCCCGGATAATAAATACCTTCTTCTTGGAGACAACCATGCTATGAGCTCTGACAGCCGCTTTTTTGGGTTTGTCCATGAAAATAATTTGCAGGGGGTGCCTTCTGTTTTAATTTGGCCGACAGGCGAAAGATGGGGCTTTCCTCCGCAAAAACCTTATTACTTTTTTTCTTTACCTCGCTTAATTATATGGGGGATTGCAGCTTTAATAGGACTGCTTTTTTATCTTTGGCATAGAAGCCGGCTTAACAAGCCTTATTTTATAAAAATCAATTTTAAATAA
- a CDS encoding Lpg1974 family pore-forming outer membrane protein: MRKLKLGQALTLIMLCLMPKAACAQCDWDCEEECSSFPKLDGGVEFIYWKPCMDDLDYAVTSSEITNPFFPNGKGRYHYLHPRAEPGIRGRLGKNNFLWGFNFFFEGTYVASSACDSKIESPPGIAWTTLLHPAHSFAGTHVSASWNMHYQTYDFLLSNEINSCCFGRLVPFFGARILSFDESLYSQATDLVITPLIGYSKYHADFFGAGMIGGAEYHFGLTENLGLFAKASASLIAGETKSHYRSELEVVDVALNDVVADGELRFKANESLLMPGYHLAIGARFEEEFCDIKMSLRIGYEFIEWRNAPNQWRFLDDGENSAIAVSSNSGTFGLHGVFAGFDVRF; the protein is encoded by the coding sequence ATGAGAAAGCTCAAACTGGGACAGGCCCTAACTTTAATAATGCTTTGCTTGATGCCAAAAGCAGCATGTGCTCAATGTGATTGGGATTGCGAAGAGGAGTGTTCCTCATTTCCAAAATTAGATGGCGGTGTAGAATTTATTTATTGGAAACCCTGCATGGATGATCTTGACTATGCGGTCACATCCTCTGAAATAACCAACCCTTTTTTTCCAAACGGCAAAGGAAGGTATCATTATTTGCATCCAAGAGCAGAACCTGGAATTAGAGGCCGCCTTGGCAAGAATAATTTTTTATGGGGTTTCAATTTTTTCTTTGAAGGAACCTATGTTGCTTCCTCAGCTTGTGATTCAAAAATAGAATCTCCACCCGGAATCGCATGGACAACACTTCTTCATCCGGCCCATTCTTTTGCCGGCACACATGTTTCAGCCTCTTGGAACATGCATTATCAGACCTATGATTTTTTACTCTCTAATGAAATCAACAGCTGCTGCTTTGGAAGGCTTGTGCCTTTTTTTGGGGCTAGAATTTTATCTTTTGATGAAAGCTTATACTCGCAAGCAACAGACCTTGTGATAACCCCTTTAATTGGCTATTCAAAATATCATGCAGACTTTTTTGGAGCCGGCATGATCGGAGGGGCCGAATACCATTTTGGGTTAACTGAAAATCTTGGCTTGTTTGCTAAGGCATCTGCAAGTTTAATTGCCGGGGAAACTAAGTCCCACTACAGAAGCGAGCTTGAAGTTGTGGATGTAGCGTTAAATGATGTGGTAGCAGATGGCGAGCTAAGGTTTAAGGCTAATGAAAGTCTTTTAATGCCGGGCTATCATTTGGCCATAGGAGCTAGGTTCGAAGAAGAATTTTGCGATATCAAAATGTCTTTACGAATCGGTTATGAGTTTATTGAATGGCGTAACGCCCCAAATCAGTGGCGCTTTTTAGATGACGGAGAAAATTCAGCGATAGCTGTTTCTTCCAATAGCGGAACCTTTGGCTTGCATGGCGTATTTGCCGGCTTTGATGTTCGATTTTAG